A genome region from Anastrepha ludens isolate Willacy chromosome 3, idAnaLude1.1, whole genome shotgun sequence includes the following:
- the LOC128858617 gene encoding A-kinase anchor protein 1, mitochondrial — protein sequence MVSRPLLYMSLPGVVFILGVFWYRRRNKNREIGDTSAGQPDTLNKTLSDELPTHKIDINCSRSKSNPLPSDSVNINNKNPDEEESPTVRLFGKSAPIKIVQNSRGSPVKQQQVNSEVLKSKIQDAENKVLRSIDEDFENLSSPIDLPDSFNKRIAFYSRNVNCKNDAPVVIRATRTPKISPENSFLESKYTKESEENNNLKPIESVIKESKEGKQQEQPNQSSSIIQQESEQQPILQQNCMEGATVNATSQDIGATDNDKRDVDAASPSLSLCSVQSGDSGKGSSLPRSEANRAKTTYEFFFPNSFVGHLYGRKHSFINHIKVKTSANVVISKTNYAGKFVCICTIEGSESEIKAALAMIRQRLPAKRYPNFTMQRIHFAPPQTVVPLSTESLLNLQLNLIEGINNDVLVTAVVNGAHMFVQHPLHPSHPSLAVLQKCLYDSYTGSEAPLLPGIEINAVCVLPVNGIWYRVQIVEQDCEDEQRCVVKFLDFGGYMNVHFNELRQIRSDFMTVPFQATECILSNVEPIDSIRSEAADILCQLTKGIVLQAQVAGYNSHNIPEIYLFVCLSPNNVIFINKELVARNLAKWVERD from the exons ATGGTATCTCGTCCACTTCTCTATATGTCGTTGCCGGGAGTAGTATTTATTCTCGGAGTATTTTGGTATCGGCGTCGTAATAAAAACCGTGAAATCGGAGATACATCGGCGGGACAACCAGACACATTGAATAAAACCCTTTCAGACGAATTACCCACACATAAAATAGATATAAATTGCTCGCGAAGCAAGTCAAATCCATTACCAAGTGATTCAGtcaacataaataataaaaatccagACGAGGAGGAGAGCCCAACAGTTAGACTTTTTGGTAAATCAGCTCccataaaaattgttcaaaattccAGGGGATCTCCAGTTAAACAGCAGCAGGTCAATTCTGAGGTTCTAAAAAGCAAAATACAAGACGCTGAAAATAAGGTGCTTCGTTCAATTGAcgaagattttgaaaatttgtcatcGCCAATCGATTTGCCAGACTCGTTTAATAAAAGAATTGCATTTTATTCCCGGAACGTCAACTGCAAAAACGATGCTCCTGTTGTAATTAGGGCTACTcgcacaccaaaaatatcaCCGGAAAACTCTTTTCTTGAAAGTAAATATACCAAAGAGAGCGAAGAAAATAACAATTTAAAACCAATAGAAAGTGTTATAAAGGAAAGTAAAGAAGggaaacaacaagaacaaccaaACCAATCATCATCGATCATACAGCAGGAAAGTGAACAACAACCAATCCTTCAGCAAAACTGTATGGAAGGGGCGACAGTCAACGCTACAAGTCAAGATATAGGTGCCACTGACAATGACAAGCGTGACGTAGATGCTGCTAGTCCATCATTGAGTTTATGCAGCGTTCAATCAGGCGATTCGGGAAAAGGCTCAAGCCTGCCACGTTCTGAAGCAAATCGTGCCAAAACTACATACGAGTTCTTCTTCCCAAATAGTTTTGTTGGCCATTTATATGGCAGGAAGCATTCATTCATAAACCATATTAAAGTTAAAACCTCAGCAAATGTAGttataagcaaaacaaattacGCCGGAAAATTCGTATGCATATGCACCATTGAGGGTTCTGAGAGCGAAATCAAAGCAGCTTTGGCAATGATAAGACAGCGCCTGCCCGCAAAACGCTACCCTAATTTTACAATGCAAAGAATACACTTTGCCCCTCCTCAAACTGTAGTTCCTTTATCTACCGAAAGTTTACTTAATCTACAG CTTAACCTTATCGAAGGCATTAATAATGATGTACTTGTAACTGCTGTCGTAAATGGCGCACATATGTTCGTACAACATCCTTTACATCCCTCACATCCTTCTCTAGCTGTTCTTCAGAAATGTTTGTATGATAGCTACACCGGTAGTGAAGCACCTTTGCTTCCAGGTATCGAAATTAATGCTGTTTGCGTACTGCCAGTAAATGGGATTTGGTATAGAGTTCAAATTGTCGAGCAAGACTGTGAAGATGAGCAACGCTGTGTGGTTAAATTTTTAGACTTTGGAGGCTATATGAATGTACATTTCAATGAATTGCGGCAAATTAGATCAGATTTTATGACTGTGCCATTCCAAGCTACAGAATGTATTTTGTCTAATGTGGAACCAATAG ATTCCATTCGGTCAGAAGCAGCAGACATTTTGTGTCAACTAACCAAAGGAATTGTTTTACAAGCACAAGTCGCGGGATACAATAGTCATAACATACcagaaatttatttgtttgtttgcttaagTCCAAAT AATGTCATCTTCATAAATAAAGAGCTTGTAGCTAGAAATCTAGCTAAGTGGGTTGAGCGAGACTGA